The Oryza glaberrima chromosome 5, OglaRS2, whole genome shotgun sequence DNA segment aacagcAATGCAACTCTCTCTGTTACACTGCAGCTTGGCTAGAAGCAACCTGACAAAGTGACAACCGTAGCAAAAATCTTCAGAGAAATCGAGGCAGGGCGAGAGGGAAACTCACATATGCCGCGTAGAGCTCGATCTTGTTCTCGACCATGACGTCCCGGAGGAGCTtctcgccgctgcccgccgccgcccggtccACCGGGAACGACCCATCGGCATCCGCCTTCGGCTGCACATCACCCAGGCCATCACACATCATAAGAAGGCAACCCCAACCTTCCCCATGGCGGGGACAACCAGCCAGTGACTTACTCCGACGAACTCGAGGTCGATTTGGGGcttgggcggcggcgctgcctccTCCGCGGAGGCGGCTCCGGCGGACGCGTTCGGCGAGGCGGCGTTGGAGCACCTGATGCGGGCCGCCCGGAAGGGGCCACTGCCAGAGCTAGCCTTGCGGTGGCCTCGGGTGGAGCCGACGCGGGAGGAAGGGATGGCCAGCGAGAAGAGCGCCGTGGAGGTGGAGCTCGTGGCCGCCATGGCTTTCCTTCCCCTTCTCTTTTGGCGAGCACGTGGCCTCGAGCGAGACGGTTTTTTTTTATCGGCAGGAGGCGCGTCCACGGTGGAAGCCTCGCGCGCCACACGGTTGGCTGCGTTGCGTCGCTTCTCGCGGGCTTCTTTCCGTTTTCTCTAGGGCCCAAACCAAGACGAGGCGGGCCGCATCGTTGCCGTGGGCCAGCGCACGCGCGTCTTCCCGTTGTTGGGCCGCGTGCATGCGCGAATTGagattggaaaaagtacaccgaaggtccctcaacttgtcaccAG contains these protein-coding regions:
- the LOC127773864 gene encoding photosynthetic NDH subunit of subcomplex B 3, chloroplastic isoform X4, yielding MAATSSTSTALFSLAIPSSRVGSTRGHRKASSGSGPFRAARIRCSNAASPNASAGAASAEEAAPPPKPQIDLEFVGPKADADGSFPVDRAAAGSGEKLLRDVMVENKIELYAAYGKVMNCGGGGSCGTCIVEIVDGKELLNERTNTENRYLKKKPESWRLACQTIVGNKENSGKVVVQRLPQWKK
- the LOC127773864 gene encoding photosynthetic NDH subunit of subcomplex B 3, chloroplastic isoform X2; this encodes MAATSSTSTALFSLAIPSSRVGSTRGHRKASSGSGPFRAARIRCSNAASPNASAGAASAEEAAPPPKPQIDLEFVGPKADADGSFPVDRAAAGSGEKLLRDVMVENKIELYAAYGKVMNCGGGGSCGTCIVEIVDGKELLNERTNTENRYLKKVPSIPFQKPESWRLACQTIVGNKENSGKYKTTSIPQERRVVVQRLPQWKK
- the LOC127773864 gene encoding photosynthetic NDH subunit of subcomplex B 3, chloroplastic isoform X3, which gives rise to MAATSSTSTALFSLAIPSSRVGSTRGHRKASSGSGPFRAARIRCSNAASPNASAGAASAEEAAPPPKPQIDLEFVGPKADADGSFPVDRAAAGSGEKLLRDVMVENKIELYAAYGKVMNCGGGGSCGTCIVEIVDGKELLNERTNTENRYLKKVPSIPFQKPESWRLACQTIVGNKENSGKVVVQRLPQWKK
- the LOC127773864 gene encoding photosynthetic NDH subunit of subcomplex B 3, chloroplastic isoform X1 gives rise to the protein MAATSSTSTALFSLAIPSSRVGSTRGHRKASSGSGPFRAARIRCSNAASPNASAGAASAEEAAPPPKPQIDLEFVGPKADADGSFPVDRAAAGSGEKLLRDVMVENKIELYAAYGKVMNCGGGGSCGTCIVEIVDGKELLNERTNTENRYLKKKPESWRLACQTIVGNKENSGKYKTTSIPQERRVFSLMLITQNLAHENAFIHHDFSEI